The following coding sequences lie in one Calidithermus timidus DSM 17022 genomic window:
- the ilvD gene encoding dihydroxy-acid dehydratase, whose product MRSDRIKQGPQQAPARSMLRAVGVTDDDFQIPWVGIVNTWTEGMPCNFHLRDLAADLKIGAKEAGMHPFEFGAPAISDGISMGTPGMRASLVSREVIADSVELIAQGYLYDGMVALVACDKTNPGGAMGVIRSGVPGVVLYGGSIAPGQLGGKKLTVVSVFEAVGQYAAGKIGEEQLAEVERTAIPGPGACGGQYTANTMSMVLEVLGLSPVGYNSIPAIAPEKKTAGRRAMQVLAEAIRNDWKPTDFLTRQSFLNAIAAVAATGGSTNAVLHLLAIAKEAGIKLELDDFDRISRKTPVIADMRPWGTYTAWELWEAGGIPLIIRRLIEGGLIDGDQKTVTGRTLWEEAKDAPETPGQQVVVPRERAFKPEGGLRVLHGSLAPEGAVLKLAGTERKQFRGPARVFDGEEGAMKAVLAKEIRPGDVVVIRYEGPKGAPGMPEMLSVTSALVGEGLGPEVALITDGRFSGGTKGLMIGHVAPEAYLGGPIALVEEGDTIVIDCDAGTLELEVSPEVLEARKARWQAPEPRYRSGLFARYARLVSSAKYGAVLE is encoded by the coding sequence ATGCGTTCAGACCGGATCAAACAAGGACCCCAACAGGCCCCGGCCCGCTCGATGCTGCGAGCAGTGGGCGTGACGGACGACGACTTCCAGATTCCCTGGGTGGGCATCGTCAACACCTGGACCGAGGGCATGCCCTGCAACTTCCACCTGCGCGACCTGGCCGCCGACCTCAAAATCGGAGCCAAGGAGGCGGGAATGCACCCCTTCGAATTCGGCGCCCCAGCCATCTCCGACGGCATCAGCATGGGCACGCCGGGGATGCGGGCAAGCCTCGTCAGCCGCGAGGTGATCGCCGACTCGGTCGAGCTCATCGCCCAGGGCTACCTCTACGACGGCATGGTGGCGCTGGTGGCCTGCGACAAGACCAACCCCGGGGGGGCCATGGGCGTCATCCGCTCGGGCGTGCCGGGGGTGGTGCTCTACGGCGGATCCATCGCACCGGGCCAGCTGGGGGGCAAGAAGCTCACGGTGGTCTCGGTGTTCGAGGCCGTGGGGCAGTACGCCGCCGGCAAGATCGGCGAGGAACAGCTCGCCGAGGTCGAGCGCACCGCCATCCCCGGCCCCGGTGCCTGCGGCGGCCAGTACACCGCCAACACCATGAGCATGGTGCTCGAGGTCTTGGGCCTCTCCCCCGTCGGCTACAACTCCATCCCCGCCATCGCGCCCGAGAAGAAAACCGCCGGAAGGCGGGCCATGCAGGTGCTGGCCGAGGCCATCCGCAACGACTGGAAGCCCACCGACTTCCTCACCCGCCAGTCCTTCCTCAACGCCATCGCCGCCGTGGCCGCCACCGGCGGCTCCACCAATGCCGTGCTGCACCTCTTGGCCATCGCCAAAGAAGCGGGGATCAAGCTCGAGCTCGACGACTTCGACCGTATCTCGCGCAAAACCCCGGTCATCGCCGACATGCGCCCCTGGGGCACTTACACCGCCTGGGAACTGTGGGAGGCCGGAGGCATCCCCCTCATCATCCGCCGCCTGATCGAGGGCGGCTTGATCGATGGCGACCAGAAGACCGTCACCGGCAGGACCCTATGGGAAGAAGCCAAGGACGCTCCCGAGACCCCTGGTCAGCAGGTGGTGGTCCCGCGCGAACGCGCCTTCAAGCCAGAGGGCGGCCTGCGCGTGCTGCACGGCTCCTTAGCCCCCGAAGGCGCGGTGCTCAAGCTGGCCGGCACCGAGCGCAAGCAGTTCCGCGGCCCGGCACGGGTCTTCGATGGCGAGGAGGGGGCCATGAAGGCCGTGCTCGCCAAGGAGATCAGGCCCGGCGACGTGGTGGTCATCCGCTACGAAGGCCCCAAGGGCGCGCCGGGGATGCCCGAGATGCTCTCCGTCACCAGCGCCCTGGTGGGCGAAGGGCTGGGGCCCGAGGTGGCCCTCATCACCGATGGGCGCTTCAGCGGCGGCACCAAGGGCCTGATGATCGGCCATGTCGCCCCCGAAGCCTACCTAGGCGGCCCCATCGCGCTCGTGGAGGAAGGCGATACCATCGTCATCGACTGCGACGCGGGA
- a CDS encoding SDR family NAD(P)-dependent oxidoreductase: MNLHGKTFIITGASRGIGEALALAMAKAGANLILGARNQVALEFVRDRVRELGVQVVAVAGSAASDAAARQMVQAALELGHFKGFVHNAGILNAGPLVYELVEAQYDEILESNVKGGYQLARHAYPHLLRQEGSVAVFLGSGAAEHNVPGMGIYAIAKAAEEHLARQLAVEAPDVICFIYRPGIVETDYTRQLIEAEGGGARVVRPLFKSYLEQGQVITAEQSAKALVRILEGNPRKYHGRIATSESI, from the coding sequence ATGAACCTGCACGGTAAGACCTTCATCATCACGGGGGCCAGCCGGGGCATTGGCGAGGCTCTGGCGCTCGCGATGGCCAAAGCCGGGGCCAATCTGATCCTGGGTGCTCGCAACCAGGTGGCGCTGGAGTTCGTGCGCGACCGGGTGCGCGAGCTGGGCGTGCAGGTGGTCGCGGTGGCCGGAAGCGCAGCCAGCGACGCGGCGGCGCGGCAGATGGTGCAAGCGGCGCTCGAGCTAGGCCACTTTAAGGGTTTCGTCCACAACGCCGGAATCCTCAACGCTGGGCCACTGGTCTATGAACTCGTGGAAGCCCAGTACGACGAGATCCTCGAGTCCAACGTCAAGGGCGGCTACCAGCTCGCCCGTCACGCCTACCCCCACCTGCTGCGCCAGGAAGGCAGCGTGGCGGTCTTCCTGGGTTCGGGCGCGGCGGAGCACAACGTCCCCGGCATGGGCATCTACGCCATCGCCAAAGCCGCCGAGGAGCACCTGGCCCGCCAGCTAGCCGTCGAAGCCCCCGACGTCATCTGCTTCATCTACCGGCCGGGCATCGTGGAGACGGACTACACCCGACAACTCATCGAGGCTGAAGGCGGCGGCGCGCGCGTGGTGCGGCCTCTGTTCAAGAGCTACCTCGAGCAGGGCCAGGTGATCACCGCCGAGCAGTCGGCTAAGGCTTTGGTGCGCATCCTCGAGGGCAACCCCCGCAAGTACCACGGCAGAATCGCCACCTCGGAGAGCATCTAA
- the leuB gene encoding 3-isopropylmalate dehydrogenase gives MPKIALLPGDGIGPEVTYAAVDVLKAADEAYGLGLEFEAFPFGGGAIDAYGEPFPEVTQRGCLEADAILLGAIGGPKWDNVARDIRPETGLLAIRKAHGLFANLRPARVLPGLEALSPLKPEIARGVDVLVIRELTGGIYFGTPRGMNEEEGWNTERYSRPEVVRIARVAFEAARKRRGRVCSVDKANVLEVGEFWRKVVEEVHKDYPDVALEHQYVDAMAMHLVTKPGRFDVVVTGNLFGDILSDLASVLPGSLGLLPSASLGEKTPLFEPVHGSAPDIAGRGIANPTAAILSAAMLLTHALGRPDIARELEEAVSRALATNPTPDLGGRASTQEFTAQVVASLHRTAV, from the coding sequence AAGCCTACGGGCTCGGGCTCGAGTTCGAAGCCTTCCCCTTTGGCGGAGGCGCCATCGACGCCTACGGCGAACCCTTTCCCGAGGTGACCCAAAGGGGATGCCTCGAAGCCGACGCCATCCTGCTGGGGGCCATCGGTGGGCCGAAGTGGGACAACGTGGCCCGCGACATCCGCCCCGAGACCGGCCTGCTAGCCATCCGCAAGGCCCACGGCCTCTTCGCCAATCTGCGCCCGGCTAGGGTGCTGCCCGGCCTGGAAGCCCTCTCCCCGCTCAAGCCCGAGATCGCCAGGGGTGTGGACGTGCTGGTGATCCGCGAGCTCACCGGCGGGATCTACTTCGGGACTCCTCGCGGGATGAACGAGGAAGAAGGCTGGAACACCGAGCGCTACTCGAGGCCCGAGGTCGTTCGCATCGCCCGCGTCGCCTTCGAAGCCGCCCGCAAGCGACGCGGACGGGTGTGCAGCGTGGACAAAGCCAACGTGCTCGAGGTTGGCGAGTTCTGGCGCAAGGTGGTAGAGGAGGTTCACAAAGACTACCCCGACGTCGCGCTCGAGCACCAGTACGTGGACGCCATGGCCATGCACCTCGTCACCAAGCCGGGGCGCTTCGACGTAGTGGTGACGGGCAACCTCTTCGGGGATATCCTCTCCGACTTGGCCTCGGTGTTGCCGGGGAGCCTGGGGCTGTTGCCCTCGGCCAGCTTGGGCGAGAAGACCCCGCTGTTCGAGCCCGTGCACGGCTCGGCACCGGACATCGCCGGCAGGGGAATCGCCAACCCCACCGCCGCCATCCTCTCGGCAGCCATGCTGCTCACCCACGCCCTGGGCCGGCCCGACATCGCCCGTGAGCTCGAGGAGGCCGTCAGCCGCGCCCTGGCCACCAACCCCACCCCCGACCTCGGCGGCCGGGCCAGCACCCAGGAATTCACCGCACAAGTGGTGGCCTCCCTGCACCGCACCGCCGTTTGA